In a genomic window of Colius striatus isolate bColStr4 chromosome 2, bColStr4.1.hap1, whole genome shotgun sequence:
- the APMAP gene encoding adipocyte plasma membrane-associated protein — protein MNEAEGLRQRRPFRPQVITEDTPAQEAKEGSTYSGKVFRVTFLALAASLTVPLLGVTVLLDCPIDPQPISLKEPPLLAGVLEPNTELRKAERLWENQLVGPESIVNIGDVLFTGTADGKIIKIEDGEIQTIARIGHGPCGTREDEPTCGRPLGIRVGPNNTLFVADAYYGLYEVNPGTGETKMLVSTKTLIEGQKLSFLNDLTVTRDGRKIYFTDSSSKWQRRDYLFLIMEGTDDGRLLEYDTVTKEVKVLMVGLRFPNGVQLSPAEDFVLVQETTMARIRRYYVSGLMKGGADMFVENMPGLPDNIRLSSSGGYWVAMSAVRPNPGFSMLDFLSEKPWIKRMIFKLLSQETVTKFVPKYSLVVELSETGSYRRSFHDPNGVTAAYVSEAHEHDGYLYLGSFRSPFICRLNLQHV, from the exons ATGAATGAGGCGGAGGGACTACGGCAGCGGCGGCCTTTCCGTCCGCAGGTCATCACTGAGGACACCCCGGCGCAGGAGGCTAAGGAGGGCAG TACTTACAGCGGCAAAGTGTTCCGTGTTACCTTCTTGGCTTTGGCTGCATCTCTAACGGTGCCCCTGCTTGGAGTAACGGTTCTACTGGATTGTCCTATAGACCCTCAGCCTATAAG TTTGAAGGAACCTCCCCTCCTGGCGGGTGTGCTAGAGCCCAATACTGAGTTACGGAAAGCCGAGCGCTTATGGGAAAATCAGCTGGTGGGACCGGAGTCCATTGTCAATATTGGGG ATGTGCTATTTACTGGGACAGCTGATGGGAAGATTATCAAAATTGAAGATGGGGAAATACAAACTATAGCCAGAATTGGCCATGGTCCTTGTG GAACTCGTGAAGATGAGCCAACGTGTGGAAGACCACTTGGCATCAGAGTGGGGCCAAATAACACCCTTTTTGTGGCAGATGCTTATTACGGGCTCTATGAAGTTAATCCTGGTACAG GTGAAACAAAAATGCTTGTGTCAACCAAGACACTAATTGAAGGCCAGAAGCTGTCATTTCTGAATGATCTTACGGTGACTCGGGATGGGAGGAAAATCTACTTCACTGACTCCAGTAGCAAATGGCAAAGACGAGACTACTTATTCTTGATTATGGAAGGCACAGATGATGGGCG cttgctTGAATATGACACAGTAACAAAAGAAGTTAAAGTCTTAATGGTGGGTCTGAGGTTTCCCAATGGTGTCCAACTCTCTCCCGCGGAAGATTTTGTTCTGGTGCAAGAGACAACCATGGCTAGAATCAGGAG GTACTATGTGTCTGGGCTAATGAAAGGTGGAGCAGATATGTTTGTTGAGAATATGCCTGGTCTTCCAGATAATATCAGATTAAGCAGCTCTGGAGGATATTGGGTAGCTATGTCAGCTGTCCGTCCCAATCCTGGATTTTCTATGTTGGATTTCTTGTCTGAAAAACCATGGATTAAAAGGATGATatttaag ttgctgAGTCAAGAAACTGTGACGAAGTTTGTGCCCAAATACAGCCTTGTTGTTGAACTTAGTGAGACGGGATCCTACAGAAGAAGTTTCCATGATCCCAATGGAGTGACAGCAGCATATGTTAGTGAGGCACATGAGCATGATGGATACCTTTATCTGGGCTCCTTCCGCTCTCCATTTATTTGCAGACTTAATCTTCAGCATGTGTAA